One window of Myripristis murdjan chromosome 8, fMyrMur1.1, whole genome shotgun sequence genomic DNA carries:
- the LOC115363460 gene encoding uncharacterized protein LOC115363460 isoform X1 gives MATTNRIPGRRHPVSQDDGGLWMKMDFNPVMEHRQRTWGKPSLKPGEKPQAGTKVVPSAPAVMLRHYGNRNDEGENDVFMPPPPPPYMAPSPPTGGSRGTTDPEVNKFSVTVTNGAVGVTEAKANPQGLGWHHGEKQLMATQNKTDEVTANDRLTNRSKEGMDSISPSEEKGSAPSMQRDQTTMESTCILPETEGHQQGSTTGQSPCTQKSNQGSEDTAKLSEQSRSTPENHPEENNLESNKYPNPKHAPANVEESAGKETDYDASQTDKDKTRTKRSSECKGESEDICHLAETDSKQKTENIDCSSVETNVAALPRASDNDFTPMQEKTCGPPELCKCDQNKTELAEGTSKGEEHGDTTCRSIATDIQQGKELLQRLRVVQERQDEQQLSDCPLPSQHIVQETSSQTARDREGERGALGIEEDDLGAGGEAQRNETEKGESTFNADKNQQEKTNKVEQETSTAKPAQPSHHRIARVEADCSEDDQSDSGVSADFSPVNSHEIHSAHRQFSSTETPMVREIHQKHNLQRARGLLDLVDDPDVLEIPFKTNVLPKLLLSKDGVGQSTDWQFSEEKMKKEISQEIRRELVLVNQGKIPGEYSKGAILQLKETKMLFEAFQQDNTEGPTRHRKPSPSLLKDHIYPSVLERTRSLEMLSQKRRPVSRAQSLRQYNCTTSEMEARSENQRAKSPSGVSRDKARSAPYPKQDKHLRLHRSMDSLNIDVPASSIDNENQMGERKQSLGAPILKDNPFFKLRPALSLKPEVEKDIQESKKREEELRRQRCTLYGETRQHAVDEESSSTTATLNVTDVRQQPKGKLDRIWPPPSKTDQMKSGQTQQEPKVQRPGGQKLPLWQRWESGLINGQPSKEKD, from the coding sequence atggcaacaacaaaTCGCATACCCGGCCGTCGACATCCTGTCTCCCAGGACGACGGTGGTCTGTGGATGAAGATGGACTTCAACCCAGTAATGgaacacagacagaggacaTGGGGCAAACCCTCACTAAAGCCTGGTGAGAAACCCCAAGCGGGCACCAAAGTCGTCCCCTCGGCCCCTGCAGTGATGTTAAGGCACTATGGCAACAGGAATGATGAGGGTGAGAATGACGTCTTCATGCCACCTCCTCCACCGCCCTACATGGCTCCATCACCGCCCACAGGGGGCAGCAGAGGTACAACTGATCCTGAAGTGAATAAGTTCAGTGTGACCGTTACAAATGGGGCAGTTGGCGTCACAGAGGCTAAAGCAAATCCCCAGGGCTTAGGGTGGCATCATGGTGAGAAGCAGTTAATGGCAACACAGAACAAGACAGATGAAGTGACAGCGAATGATAGGCTGACAAACCGTTCTAAGGAGGGTATGGATTCCATATCTCCATCAGAAGAAAAGGGCTCTGCACCATCAATGCAACGGGACCAAACAACCATGGAGAGCACCTGCATTCTGCCAGAGACAGAAGGACACCAGCAGGGTAGCACAACAGGTCAGAGTCCATGCACCCAGAAATCAAATCAGGGATCTGAGGATACTGCAAAGTTGAGTGAACAATCAAGGTCCACACCGGAAAACCATCCTGAGGAAAATAACTTGGAGAGCAACAAATACCCAAACCCAAAACATGCACCTGCAAACGTCGAGGAAAGCGCTGGAAAGGAGACAGATTATGACGCGTCACAGAcggacaaagacaaaacaagaacaaaaaggTCAAGTGAATGTAAGGGTGAATCTGAGGATATTTGTCATCTTGCTGAGACGgactcaaaacaaaaaacagaaaatattgacTGCAGCAGTGTGGAGACAAATGTCGCGGCGCTGCCTCGTGCATCTGATAATGATTTCACGCCAATGCAGGAAAAGACATGCGGGCCACCGGAGCTCTGCAAATGTGACCAAAACAAGACAGAACTAGCAGAGGGGACCAGTAAGGGTGAAGAGCATGGTGACACTACCTGTAGGTCAATAGCTACCGATATCCAACAGGGGAAGGAGCTGCTGCAACGTCTGCGAGTGGTGCAGGAGAGACAGGATGAACAACAGTTGTCAGACTGTCCTCTGCCCTCACAGCATATTGTCCAAGAGACATCCAGTCAGACAGCAAGAGATAGGGAGGGCGAAAGGGGTGCGCTTGGGATTGAGGAAGACGATttgggagcaggaggagaggctcagagaaatgaaacagagaaaggagaaagtACATTCAACGCTGACAAAAACCAGCAAGAGAAGACAAACAAAGTAGAGCAGGAAACCTCAACCGCGAAGCCTGCGCAGCCAAGCCACCATAGGATCGCCAGAGTGGAAGCAGATTGCTCTGAAGATGATCAAAGCGACAGCGGGGTGTCTGCAGATTTCTCTCCAGTCAACAGCCATGAAATACACTCAGCACACCGCCAGTTCTCATCCACTGAGACCCCCATGGTGAGGGAAATCCACCAGAAGCACAACCTGCAGAGAGCAAGGGGTCTCCTTGACCTTGTAGATGATCCAGATGTTTTGGAAATTCCCTTTAAGACAAACGTACTGCCCAAGCTGTTGCTCAGCAAGGACGGTGTAGGTCAAAGCACTGACTGGCAGTTCTCAgaagagaagatgaaaaaagagaTAAGTCAGGAGATTCGCAGAGAGCTAGTGCTGGTCAACCAAGGGAAGATCCCTGGGGAATATAGTAAAGGGGCAATCCTGCAGTTAAAGGAgacaaaaatgctgtttgagGCTTTCCAGCAGGATAACACAGAGGGACCGACCAGGCACAGGAAACCCTCTCCTTCATTGTTAAAAGATCACATTTATCCCTCAGTTCTAGAGCGTACGCGCAGTCTGGAGATGCTTTCCCAAAAACGACGCCCCGTTTCCAGAGCACAATCTCTCAGGCAGTACAATTGCACAACCTCTGAAATGGAGGCACGTTCTGAAAACCAAAGAGCAAAAAGCCCAAGTGGGGTTTCACGGGACAAGGCACGTTCAGCCCCCTACCCAAAACAAGACAAGCACCTGCGCCTACACAGAAGCATGGACTCCCTTAACATCGATGTCCCCGCCTCAAGTATAGACAATGAAAACCAAATgggggagagaaaacagagtctAGGAGCTCCTATTCTCAAAGATAACCCTTTTTTCAAGCTGCGCCCAGCCCTCTCTCTGAAGCCAGAAGTGGAGAAGGACATCCAGGAGTccaagaagagagaggaggaactgcGCAGACAACGATGCACTCTGTATGGAGAGACCAGGCAACACGCCGTGGATGAAGAGAGCTCATCTACCACAGCTACACTCAACGTAACAG
- the LOC115363460 gene encoding uncharacterized protein LOC115363460 isoform X2 has product MATTNRIPGRRHPVSQDDGGLWMKMDFNPVMEHRQRTWGKPSLKPGEKPQAGTKVVPSAPAVMLRHYGNRNDEGENDVFMPPPPPPYMAPSPPTGGSRGTTDPEVNKFSVTVTNGAVGVTEAKANPQGLGWHHGEKQLMATQNKTDEVTANDRLTNRSKEGMDSISPSEEKGSAPSMQRDQTTMESTCILPETEGHQQGSTTGQSPCTQKSNQGSEDTAKLSEQSRSTPENHPEENNLESNKYPNPKHAPANVEESAGKETDYDASQTDKDKTRTKRSSECKGESEDICHLAETDSKQKTENIDCSSVETNVAALPRASDNDFTPMQEKTCGPPELCKCDQNKTELAEGTSKGEEHGDTTCRSIATDIQQGKELLQRLRVVQERQDEQQLSDCPLPSQHIVQETSSQTARDREGERGALGIEEDDLGAGGEAQRNETEKGESTFNADKNQQEKTNKVEQETSTAKPAQPSHHRIARVEADCSEDDQSDSGVSADFSPVNSHEIHSAHRQFSSTETPMVREIHQKHNLQRARGLLDLVDDPDVLEIPFKTNVLPKLLLSKDGVGQSTDWQFSEEKMKKEISQEIRRELVLVNQGKIPGEYSKGAILQLKETKMLFEAFQQDNTEGPTRHRKPSPSLLKDHIYPSVLERTRSLEMLSQKRRPVSRAQSLRQYNCTTSEMEARSENQRAKSPSGVSRDKARSAPYPKQDKHLRLHRSMDSLNIDVPASSIDNENQMGERKQSLGAPILKDNPFFKLRPALSLKPEVEKDIQESKKREEELRRQRCTLYGETRQHAVDEESSSTTATLNVTDVRQQPKGKLDRIWPPPSKTDQMKSGQTQEPKVQRPGGQKLPLWQRWESGLINGQPSKEKD; this is encoded by the coding sequence atggcaacaacaaaTCGCATACCCGGCCGTCGACATCCTGTCTCCCAGGACGACGGTGGTCTGTGGATGAAGATGGACTTCAACCCAGTAATGgaacacagacagaggacaTGGGGCAAACCCTCACTAAAGCCTGGTGAGAAACCCCAAGCGGGCACCAAAGTCGTCCCCTCGGCCCCTGCAGTGATGTTAAGGCACTATGGCAACAGGAATGATGAGGGTGAGAATGACGTCTTCATGCCACCTCCTCCACCGCCCTACATGGCTCCATCACCGCCCACAGGGGGCAGCAGAGGTACAACTGATCCTGAAGTGAATAAGTTCAGTGTGACCGTTACAAATGGGGCAGTTGGCGTCACAGAGGCTAAAGCAAATCCCCAGGGCTTAGGGTGGCATCATGGTGAGAAGCAGTTAATGGCAACACAGAACAAGACAGATGAAGTGACAGCGAATGATAGGCTGACAAACCGTTCTAAGGAGGGTATGGATTCCATATCTCCATCAGAAGAAAAGGGCTCTGCACCATCAATGCAACGGGACCAAACAACCATGGAGAGCACCTGCATTCTGCCAGAGACAGAAGGACACCAGCAGGGTAGCACAACAGGTCAGAGTCCATGCACCCAGAAATCAAATCAGGGATCTGAGGATACTGCAAAGTTGAGTGAACAATCAAGGTCCACACCGGAAAACCATCCTGAGGAAAATAACTTGGAGAGCAACAAATACCCAAACCCAAAACATGCACCTGCAAACGTCGAGGAAAGCGCTGGAAAGGAGACAGATTATGACGCGTCACAGAcggacaaagacaaaacaagaacaaaaaggTCAAGTGAATGTAAGGGTGAATCTGAGGATATTTGTCATCTTGCTGAGACGgactcaaaacaaaaaacagaaaatattgacTGCAGCAGTGTGGAGACAAATGTCGCGGCGCTGCCTCGTGCATCTGATAATGATTTCACGCCAATGCAGGAAAAGACATGCGGGCCACCGGAGCTCTGCAAATGTGACCAAAACAAGACAGAACTAGCAGAGGGGACCAGTAAGGGTGAAGAGCATGGTGACACTACCTGTAGGTCAATAGCTACCGATATCCAACAGGGGAAGGAGCTGCTGCAACGTCTGCGAGTGGTGCAGGAGAGACAGGATGAACAACAGTTGTCAGACTGTCCTCTGCCCTCACAGCATATTGTCCAAGAGACATCCAGTCAGACAGCAAGAGATAGGGAGGGCGAAAGGGGTGCGCTTGGGATTGAGGAAGACGATttgggagcaggaggagaggctcagagaaatgaaacagagaaaggagaaagtACATTCAACGCTGACAAAAACCAGCAAGAGAAGACAAACAAAGTAGAGCAGGAAACCTCAACCGCGAAGCCTGCGCAGCCAAGCCACCATAGGATCGCCAGAGTGGAAGCAGATTGCTCTGAAGATGATCAAAGCGACAGCGGGGTGTCTGCAGATTTCTCTCCAGTCAACAGCCATGAAATACACTCAGCACACCGCCAGTTCTCATCCACTGAGACCCCCATGGTGAGGGAAATCCACCAGAAGCACAACCTGCAGAGAGCAAGGGGTCTCCTTGACCTTGTAGATGATCCAGATGTTTTGGAAATTCCCTTTAAGACAAACGTACTGCCCAAGCTGTTGCTCAGCAAGGACGGTGTAGGTCAAAGCACTGACTGGCAGTTCTCAgaagagaagatgaaaaaagagaTAAGTCAGGAGATTCGCAGAGAGCTAGTGCTGGTCAACCAAGGGAAGATCCCTGGGGAATATAGTAAAGGGGCAATCCTGCAGTTAAAGGAgacaaaaatgctgtttgagGCTTTCCAGCAGGATAACACAGAGGGACCGACCAGGCACAGGAAACCCTCTCCTTCATTGTTAAAAGATCACATTTATCCCTCAGTTCTAGAGCGTACGCGCAGTCTGGAGATGCTTTCCCAAAAACGACGCCCCGTTTCCAGAGCACAATCTCTCAGGCAGTACAATTGCACAACCTCTGAAATGGAGGCACGTTCTGAAAACCAAAGAGCAAAAAGCCCAAGTGGGGTTTCACGGGACAAGGCACGTTCAGCCCCCTACCCAAAACAAGACAAGCACCTGCGCCTACACAGAAGCATGGACTCCCTTAACATCGATGTCCCCGCCTCAAGTATAGACAATGAAAACCAAATgggggagagaaaacagagtctAGGAGCTCCTATTCTCAAAGATAACCCTTTTTTCAAGCTGCGCCCAGCCCTCTCTCTGAAGCCAGAAGTGGAGAAGGACATCCAGGAGTccaagaagagagaggaggaactgcGCAGACAACGATGCACTCTGTATGGAGAGACCAGGCAACACGCCGTGGATGAAGAGAGCTCATCTACCACAGCTACACTCAACGTAACAG